In Chitinibacter sp. SCUT-21, a single genomic region encodes these proteins:
- a CDS encoding chalcone isomerase family protein: MMKKIFFTLLTYLVMHGAQALELEGVKLADRVEVSGQSLLLNGAGVRKKMIFDVYIAALYLPNKSNEATQVLVAKGAKRLQLTMLRRVEGRALVQSLKDGLKDNISPTQYGAYAAKIAELEKILLASKEAKEGDVIVLDVLPGQGLKVQLQERPLGLIQGDEFARDLLQIWLGGKPVQADLKTKLLGG; this comes from the coding sequence ATGATGAAAAAAATATTTTTTACCTTGCTGACATATCTAGTGATGCATGGTGCGCAGGCACTAGAGTTGGAGGGGGTTAAGTTGGCAGATCGTGTGGAGGTGAGTGGACAAAGTTTGTTGCTTAATGGGGCTGGTGTGCGTAAAAAAATGATTTTTGACGTATACATCGCTGCATTGTATTTGCCAAATAAAAGCAATGAAGCTACTCAAGTGCTAGTCGCTAAGGGGGCTAAGCGACTGCAGCTCACGATGTTACGCAGGGTTGAGGGACGGGCTTTGGTGCAATCCCTGAAAGATGGGCTCAAAGACAATATTTCACCAACACAATACGGCGCTTATGCGGCCAAGATTGCAGAGTTGGAGAAAATATTATTGGCGAGCAAAGAGGCCAAAGAGGGGGATGTCATCGTGCTCGATGTGCTACCTGGTCAGGGTTTAAAAGTGCAGTTGCAAGAACGGCCACTAGGTTTAATTCAGGGGGACGAATTTGCGCGTGATCTATTGCAAATATGGCTTGGGGGTAAACCTGTTCAGGCTGATTTAAAGACAAAGCTCTTGGGTGGTTGA
- a CDS encoding TetR family transcriptional regulator, producing MKLIWINYKIWVLEWMMDAGKNLDTSTRILNAAELLFIEHGFDGTSMRQITGAAEVNIAAVNYYFGSKDGLFQAVFERRAEPFVRLSLSKLSELEASGQANNPTEIVQSFLSAALEMGSNPEFGGLIFVRLLARSYVEPHAVLKEKIPQRYGELTRRYQAALERALPNLSGSEVAWRFHFMTSAIFNAFAGNHVLRLFTEQPMVNARDPQRVAQMLLPFISAGLTSPAAAQN from the coding sequence TTGAAATTGATCTGGATCAACTACAAGATCTGGGTGCTGGAGTGGATGATGGACGCAGGAAAAAATCTCGATACCTCTACCCGAATTCTGAATGCGGCTGAGTTGTTATTTATTGAGCATGGTTTTGATGGCACATCAATGCGTCAAATTACTGGTGCAGCCGAAGTGAATATTGCGGCGGTCAACTACTATTTTGGTTCCAAAGATGGTTTGTTTCAAGCGGTGTTTGAGCGTCGTGCTGAACCCTTTGTACGGCTATCACTCAGTAAACTCAGTGAATTGGAAGCAAGTGGGCAGGCCAACAATCCGACCGAAATTGTGCAATCCTTTCTCTCTGCCGCACTGGAGATGGGGAGCAATCCTGAATTTGGCGGTTTGATTTTTGTCCGGCTTTTGGCGCGCAGTTATGTTGAACCGCATGCGGTGCTAAAGGAAAAAATTCCGCAACGCTATGGTGAATTGACACGGCGTTATCAAGCGGCCTTAGAGCGTGCGCTGCCAAACCTGAGTGGCAGCGAAGTAGCGTGGCGCTTTCATTTTATGACCAGCGCCATTTTCAATGCTTTTGCCGGAAATCATGTATTGCGTTTGTTCACCGAGCAACCCATGGTCAATGCTCGTGATCCCCAGCGTGTTGCACAAATGTTGCTACCCTTTATCTCTGCTGGGCTAACCAGCCCAGCCGCTGCACAAAACTAG
- a CDS encoding acyl-CoA dehydrogenase, which translates to MTILFCIAAVVFFLGALAYFSAPLWLSSIMVIAAVNYAVFVQGAPMAWFVAAVAIAIILNLKLLRQIILTGPLFGVFRKITPPMSQTEQEAIDAGTVWWDRELFSGKPDFSQLLNYPEPKLSAEEEAFINGPTETLCQMLNDWEITQNQKDLSPEVWQYIKEQGFLGMIIKKEYGGKQFSNYAHARVVTKIATRSSSAAVTVMVPNSLGPGELLQHYGTEAQKNYYLPRLAKGEEIPCFALTSPEAGSDAGGIPDYGIVTRGSYTDPRTGIRHENVLGIRLTWEKRYITLGPVATILGMAFKLYDPDHLIGTKDDVGITCALIPTNHDGVHIGRRHYPGTATFQNGPNWGKDVFIPMDWVIGGQDYVGQGWKMLVECLSVGRCISLPAMSVASGKLAAYTTGAYARIRSQFGLSIGRFEGVDEALGRIGGYTYQMDAAQRLALTALDMGEKPSVLSGILKYHNTERMRKTINDAMDVHAGKAVCIGPRNYLALGYQAIPVAITVEGANILTRSMIIFGQGAIRCHPFVLKELRAAMSKDLAAFDDAVIGHIGFAISNAVRSFWLGLTGARLVSAPKDGPTAQNYRDIVRLSSAFAFLADLGMSTLGGSLKFKEKLSARLGDMLSNLYLATAALKKFHDDGEPKEDRPFVRWAVETALYDCQEAMNGFLANHPNRFIAWVARRIVFPCGMSIKAPADRVGTRIARSLMEPSTARDRLVKYMYRPNDESDSIGVLEYALKAVMETEGLESKLRRAQREGHLKQLTASARLDEALAAGLITADEHAAVTRARRLKREVIMVDDFDAHLANPDPNAIHRTVV; encoded by the coding sequence ATGACCATCTTATTTTGTATTGCTGCTGTGGTCTTTTTTCTAGGTGCTTTGGCCTACTTCAGTGCGCCATTATGGCTAAGTTCAATCATGGTAATTGCCGCTGTGAATTATGCTGTCTTTGTGCAAGGTGCACCAATGGCTTGGTTTGTCGCCGCTGTTGCTATTGCCATCATTTTGAATTTGAAATTACTGCGTCAAATCATCCTTACTGGTCCTTTGTTTGGTGTGTTTCGCAAAATTACACCGCCGATGTCGCAAACCGAGCAAGAGGCGATTGACGCTGGAACGGTGTGGTGGGATCGAGAGCTATTTAGCGGTAAACCTGATTTCTCGCAATTATTGAACTATCCAGAGCCTAAATTGAGCGCTGAGGAAGAGGCATTTATTAATGGCCCCACTGAAACCTTATGCCAGATGCTCAATGATTGGGAAATCACGCAAAATCAAAAAGACCTGAGCCCTGAGGTGTGGCAATACATCAAAGAGCAAGGCTTTTTGGGCATGATTATTAAAAAGGAATACGGCGGCAAACAGTTTTCCAATTACGCTCATGCTCGCGTGGTGACGAAAATCGCCACACGCTCAAGTAGTGCGGCGGTAACAGTGATGGTGCCTAACTCACTCGGACCTGGTGAGTTGCTTCAACACTATGGGACTGAAGCGCAAAAGAATTACTACCTTCCACGCTTAGCAAAAGGCGAGGAAATTCCATGTTTTGCCTTGACTAGCCCTGAGGCTGGCTCAGATGCGGGCGGCATACCAGACTACGGTATTGTTACACGTGGCAGCTACACTGACCCCCGTACAGGTATACGGCATGAAAATGTGCTTGGTATTCGCCTAACCTGGGAAAAACGCTATATCACCCTTGGCCCCGTTGCGACGATTTTGGGCATGGCGTTCAAGCTGTACGATCCAGATCATCTGATCGGCACTAAGGACGATGTGGGCATTACTTGTGCGTTGATCCCAACTAATCACGATGGCGTTCATATTGGTCGTCGCCACTATCCGGGTACCGCCACATTCCAAAATGGCCCGAATTGGGGTAAAGACGTGTTTATTCCGATGGATTGGGTGATCGGTGGGCAAGATTATGTAGGTCAAGGCTGGAAAATGTTGGTTGAGTGCCTGTCGGTAGGGCGCTGTATTTCGCTGCCCGCAATGTCGGTTGCGTCAGGTAAGTTGGCTGCATATACCACCGGCGCTTATGCACGAATTCGTAGCCAATTTGGTCTATCAATCGGCCGTTTCGAAGGCGTTGATGAAGCCTTGGGCCGGATCGGTGGTTACACCTACCAAATGGATGCGGCACAACGCCTAGCGTTGACAGCGCTCGATATGGGTGAAAAACCATCGGTGCTGTCCGGTATTTTGAAATACCACAATACCGAGCGCATGCGTAAAACCATTAACGATGCGATGGATGTTCATGCTGGTAAAGCCGTATGTATCGGTCCGCGTAACTATCTGGCATTGGGTTACCAAGCAATACCTGTGGCGATCACGGTGGAAGGTGCGAATATTTTAACGCGCAGCATGATTATCTTTGGACAAGGTGCGATTCGCTGCCACCCATTTGTACTGAAAGAATTGCGCGCGGCGATGAGCAAAGATTTGGCAGCATTTGATGATGCGGTGATCGGTCACATCGGGTTTGCGATCTCGAATGCTGTGCGCTCATTTTGGCTGGGTTTGACTGGTGCGCGCTTGGTATCGGCGCCGAAAGACGGACCAACTGCGCAAAATTATCGTGACATTGTTCGACTCTCTAGCGCATTCGCTTTCCTGGCTGATTTAGGGATGAGCACCTTGGGTGGCAGCTTGAAGTTTAAAGAAAAGCTGTCTGCTCGTTTGGGTGATATGTTGTCCAATTTGTATTTGGCCACTGCGGCGTTGAAGAAATTTCACGACGATGGCGAGCCCAAAGAAGACCGTCCATTTGTGCGTTGGGCGGTAGAAACGGCGCTTTATGATTGCCAAGAAGCGATGAATGGCTTTTTGGCCAATCACCCCAATCGTTTTATTGCCTGGGTGGCGCGTCGCATTGTGTTTCCGTGCGGCATGAGTATCAAAGCACCAGCTGATCGGGTTGGCACTCGAATTGCTCGTAGCCTGATGGAACCGTCGACTGCTCGTGATCGTTTGGTCAAATACATGTATCGCCCAAATGACGAAAGCGACTCAATTGGTGTACTTGAATATGCGCTGAAAGCCGTGATGGAAACCGAAGGTTTGGAAAGCAAATTACGCCGCGCGCAACGTGAAGGGCACTTAAAACAATTAACGGCCAGTGCCCGCTTGGATGAAGCTTTGGCGGCAGGCTTAATCACTGCTGATGAACATGCTGCGGTAACGCGTGCTCGCCGCTTGAAACGTGAGGTGATTATGGTCGATGATTTTGATGCACATTTGGCCAACCCTGATCCTAATGCGATCCACCGTACTGTTGTTTAA
- a CDS encoding 3-hydroxyacyl-CoA dehydrogenase/enoyl-CoA hydratase family protein, which produces MNALNQKASPQIRQVAVLGAGVMGAQIAAHLSNAGIPVVLFDLPAPAGEPNGIALKAIENLKKLKPAPLMSAMRVDGITPANYGSDLGLLADCDLVVEAIAERLDWKAELYAKIAPHLAPHAILASNTSGLSIEKLANSVPEELRSRFCGIHFFNPPRYMYLVELIATQGSKPDTLDALETFLTMRLGKGVVRAKDTPNFIANRIGVFSMLATIKHAQNFGIRFDVVDDLTGPRLGRPKSATFRTADVVGLDTFAHVVKTMTDTLGDDPWHNLFVTPDWLQNLIAAGALGQKTKQGIYKKAGKDLFVLDVAAGDYVAAGQKGSDEVKALLKITDPAERIKALRESALPEAQFIWACLRDVWHYIAVQLEHIADNARDVDFAIRWGFGWTQGPFEMWQAAGWKSVAEAINADIAAGKTLSSTPLPAWVLQRDGVHGELGSFNAASGQLVARSNLPVYQRQLYPPQVLGEVAPDYGQTVYENDSVRMWLPPVATGGNDVPVLSFKTKAHCIGAGVLAGVQEAIKIAEQYYQGLVIWHPEAPFSVGADLMSMGPAFMTGDFAAIEAMVAEFQKTSQAIKYAKVPVVGAAQGYAFGGGCEFLMHCVRVVAHVETYIGLVEVGVGLLPAGGGCKEFALRASRLARNGNILEVLKDYYLAMATAKVGTSAEEGQQIGYLKESDIVVMNANELLFVAQAQVRALAATGYRAPVPPKAFAVAGRSGAATIRGQLVNMLEGGFISKYDYHIAMQIADVVTGGDVEAGTLVNEDWILKLERERFMGLLKKGKTQERIMHMIEFNKPLRN; this is translated from the coding sequence ATGAATGCATTAAATCAAAAAGCGTCGCCACAGATTCGCCAAGTGGCCGTGCTGGGCGCTGGTGTGATGGGGGCGCAAATTGCTGCGCATTTATCCAATGCGGGGATTCCTGTTGTTTTGTTTGATTTGCCAGCCCCTGCTGGTGAACCGAACGGCATCGCACTTAAAGCGATTGAAAATCTAAAAAAACTCAAACCGGCGCCGCTGATGTCGGCGATGCGCGTAGATGGCATTACGCCCGCGAACTACGGTAGCGATCTGGGGCTGCTGGCCGATTGTGATTTGGTGGTCGAGGCGATTGCAGAGCGGCTCGATTGGAAGGCGGAGCTGTACGCCAAAATTGCACCGCATTTAGCGCCACATGCGATCTTGGCGAGTAATACCTCGGGGCTGTCGATTGAAAAGCTGGCAAACAGCGTTCCGGAAGAGTTGCGCAGCCGTTTTTGCGGTATTCACTTCTTTAATCCTCCGCGCTATATGTATCTGGTGGAATTAATTGCTACGCAAGGCTCGAAACCAGATACCCTTGATGCGCTAGAAACTTTCCTGACGATGCGTTTGGGTAAAGGTGTGGTACGTGCCAAAGATACGCCCAACTTCATCGCCAACCGCATCGGTGTGTTTTCGATGCTGGCAACGATCAAGCACGCGCAAAATTTCGGCATCCGCTTCGATGTTGTTGACGATCTCACCGGCCCGCGACTTGGCCGCCCAAAATCTGCAACCTTCCGTACCGCCGACGTGGTGGGGTTGGATACCTTTGCGCATGTCGTCAAAACCATGACCGATACCTTGGGCGACGACCCATGGCATAACCTGTTTGTAACGCCTGATTGGTTACAAAATCTAATCGCGGCAGGCGCTTTGGGGCAAAAAACCAAGCAGGGCATATATAAAAAAGCGGGCAAAGATTTATTCGTGCTCGATGTGGCGGCTGGCGATTATGTGGCGGCAGGGCAAAAAGGCTCGGATGAAGTTAAAGCCTTGCTGAAAATTACCGACCCAGCCGAGCGAATCAAGGCTTTGCGCGAGTCAGCCTTGCCGGAGGCGCAATTTATCTGGGCCTGCCTGCGTGATGTGTGGCATTACATTGCGGTGCAGCTCGAGCATATTGCGGATAACGCCCGTGATGTCGACTTTGCGATTCGCTGGGGTTTTGGTTGGACGCAAGGCCCGTTCGAAATGTGGCAAGCGGCGGGTTGGAAATCAGTGGCCGAGGCGATTAACGCCGATATCGCTGCGGGTAAAACACTGAGCAGCACGCCGCTGCCAGCTTGGGTATTGCAGCGCGATGGCGTGCATGGCGAGCTAGGCTCGTTTAATGCCGCATCAGGCCAACTCGTGGCGCGATCGAACTTGCCGGTGTATCAACGCCAGCTGTATCCACCGCAAGTACTGGGTGAAGTCGCGCCCGATTACGGCCAAACAGTGTATGAAAATGACAGCGTACGCATGTGGTTGCCTCCAGTAGCGACTGGCGGCAACGATGTACCGGTGCTGTCATTCAAAACCAAGGCCCATTGTATTGGTGCTGGGGTATTGGCTGGGGTGCAAGAAGCAATCAAGATCGCAGAGCAATACTACCAAGGCTTGGTGATCTGGCACCCGGAGGCGCCGTTTTCGGTTGGCGCTGATTTGATGAGTATGGGGCCAGCCTTTATGACCGGCGACTTTGCCGCGATTGAAGCCATGGTCGCCGAATTCCAAAAAACTTCGCAGGCGATTAAATACGCCAAAGTGCCGGTGGTTGGCGCTGCGCAAGGCTATGCCTTTGGCGGCGGTTGCGAATTCTTGATGCATTGCGTCCGCGTCGTTGCGCATGTTGAAACGTATATCGGCTTGGTTGAAGTTGGTGTAGGTTTGCTGCCTGCCGGTGGCGGTTGTAAAGAATTTGCGCTGCGCGCGTCACGCTTGGCGCGTAATGGCAATATTTTGGAAGTGCTAAAAGACTATTACTTGGCGATGGCCACCGCCAAAGTCGGCACTAGCGCCGAAGAAGGTCAGCAAATCGGCTATTTGAAAGAGTCCGACATCGTTGTGATGAACGCCAACGAATTACTGTTTGTGGCGCAAGCGCAAGTACGTGCCTTGGCCGCAACAGGCTATCGCGCACCTGTGCCACCGAAAGCGTTTGCCGTGGCAGGACGTTCGGGCGCGGCAACGATCCGCGGCCAGCTCGTCAATATGCTCGAAGGCGGGTTTATTTCTAAGTACGACTATCACATCGCGATGCAAATTGCCGACGTGGTGACTGGTGGCGACGTTGAGGCAGGCACTTTGGTCAACGAAGATTGGATTTTGAAACTGGAGCGCGAACGTTTTATGGGCTTGCTGAAAAAAGGCAAAACGCAGGAGCGGATCATGCACATGATTGAGTTTAACAAACCACTGCGCAACTAA
- a CDS encoding lipoprotein-releasing ABC transporter permease subunit — protein MYELLIGLRYTRAKRTNGFISFISLISIVGIALGVAALIIVLSVMNGFQEEVRNRILGMASHITISSPNNALSDWQSAARTASQNPHVKGTAPYVLGQGLFTNGSQVKGVLVRGIEPTEERKVSEVTEKMIVGTANDLRAGDFSVVLGWNLAQDLGVTLGDKVTLITPQGQVTPAGLIPRLRQFTVVGIFKADYYPYDANLALIHLSDAQKLYRTGDAITGVRVKLDNLFQARQVAREMNRDLPELIVADWSQENPTYFRAVEIEKRMMFIILTLIVAVAAFNLVSTLVMVVTDKQADIAILRTLGASPASIMKIFLVQGAMSGVIGTVSGVVGGVLVALNISTIVPFIERVIGSQILSADVYLITELPSKVIPSDVASIGGISLLLALLATLYPSWRASRVNPAEALRYE, from the coding sequence ATGTACGAACTTCTGATTGGCTTACGCTATACCCGAGCTAAGCGCACGAACGGCTTCATTTCCTTTATTTCCCTCATTTCGATAGTTGGCATTGCCCTCGGAGTTGCAGCACTAATTATCGTGCTATCCGTTATGAACGGGTTCCAAGAAGAAGTGCGTAACCGCATCTTAGGCATGGCCTCACACATTACGATTTCCAGCCCCAACAACGCTTTAAGCGACTGGCAATCGGCAGCACGCACAGCCAGCCAAAATCCACACGTAAAAGGAACTGCCCCCTACGTATTAGGTCAGGGTCTCTTTACCAATGGCAGTCAAGTTAAAGGTGTATTAGTTCGTGGCATAGAACCAACAGAAGAGCGGAAAGTAAGTGAAGTGACCGAAAAAATGATTGTCGGCACCGCTAATGATTTACGCGCAGGAGACTTTTCTGTGGTACTGGGATGGAATTTGGCTCAAGATTTAGGGGTAACACTGGGTGATAAAGTCACCCTGATTACACCACAGGGTCAAGTCACGCCAGCGGGCTTAATCCCTCGATTACGGCAATTTACGGTCGTTGGTATTTTCAAAGCTGACTATTACCCTTATGACGCCAACTTAGCACTCATTCATCTATCCGACGCTCAAAAACTCTATCGCACAGGCGATGCCATTACAGGCGTACGCGTTAAGCTCGACAACCTCTTCCAAGCTCGTCAAGTTGCGCGCGAAATGAATCGCGACTTACCTGAGCTGATCGTGGCGGACTGGAGCCAAGAAAATCCAACCTATTTTAGAGCCGTTGAAATTGAAAAGCGGATGATGTTTATCATCCTGACCTTAATCGTCGCAGTGGCTGCTTTTAACTTAGTTTCAACTCTAGTTATGGTGGTCACCGACAAACAGGCCGACATTGCGATTTTAAGAACCTTGGGCGCATCGCCCGCATCAATCATGAAGATCTTCCTCGTTCAAGGCGCAATGTCGGGAGTAATTGGCACTGTAAGTGGCGTGGTTGGCGGCGTACTTGTTGCACTCAATATCAGTACTATTGTTCCTTTTATTGAGCGTGTAATTGGTAGCCAAATTTTGTCGGCCGATGTGTATTTGATCACTGAATTGCCAAGCAAGGTAATACCAAGCGACGTTGCAAGCATTGGTGGCATTTCTCTATTGCTCGCCCTATTGGCGACACTTTATCCTAGCTGGCGCGCTTCGCGTGTTAATCCAGCGGAAGCGCTGCGCTACGAATAA
- a CDS encoding OmpP1/FadL family transporter: MTQSAFILKTTVRSLKLIGVMGALLGSGSVLASGYHFGTQSASNQGVANSGAAEVMDASTIFYNPAGLSRLDGTQVSGVLNVIIPDGEYSNIKTTTATGKATGGGNGGNFGVTTAVPHAYLSHQINDQLTVGVGMFVPFGSHTSYDEGWVGRYQTLDSQIKTLNLNPSISYKFNDTVSVGVGVSAQYIHGTLSKALDLGLAVNPALSGNAAYDGKSEVEGDDIGYGFNLGALFNLSDSTRVGVAYRSAIKHTLEGDLKFTVPARLQPTPIGASLKNTSASLYVETPESFSINAFHQINPEWAVTADYTWTGHSRFDEIRIKANGRADSVTVTNWSDTSRYSVGATYSPNQTWSLRAGLAYDQSPESNEAERIASIPDSDRIWYALGGRYNFDQNNSIDLAAIYVQLKDSTINRKPLDASERSAGSINGNYSVSSITLGAQYNHRF; this comes from the coding sequence ATGACTCAAAGTGCTTTTATCCTTAAAACTACTGTTCGCTCATTAAAACTAATCGGTGTGATGGGCGCCTTGCTCGGTTCAGGCTCTGTACTGGCCTCGGGTTACCACTTTGGTACTCAAAGTGCCAGTAACCAAGGTGTTGCAAACTCGGGTGCTGCTGAAGTCATGGATGCATCGACGATTTTTTATAACCCAGCGGGTTTGAGCCGTTTGGATGGTACCCAAGTATCGGGTGTTTTGAATGTCATCATTCCCGATGGCGAGTACAGCAATATCAAAACCACCACTGCTACGGGTAAAGCTACAGGCGGTGGTAACGGTGGCAATTTTGGCGTGACTACCGCGGTGCCGCATGCGTATTTAAGCCATCAAATTAACGATCAGCTGACCGTAGGTGTTGGTATGTTTGTGCCATTTGGCTCGCACACGTCTTACGATGAAGGTTGGGTGGGACGCTATCAAACATTAGACAGTCAAATTAAGACGCTGAATTTGAATCCTTCAATTTCATATAAATTCAACGACACGGTCTCAGTCGGGGTGGGTGTTAGTGCCCAGTATATTCATGGCACTCTGAGTAAAGCGCTGGACTTGGGTTTGGCTGTAAACCCCGCGTTGTCGGGTAATGCAGCCTATGACGGTAAATCAGAAGTTGAAGGTGACGATATTGGTTATGGCTTTAACTTGGGGGCGCTGTTTAATCTGAGTGACTCTACGCGTGTTGGCGTGGCCTATCGTTCCGCGATTAAACATACCTTGGAAGGTGATTTGAAATTCACCGTGCCTGCACGGTTACAGCCAACACCGATTGGTGCTTCGCTGAAAAATACTTCAGCCTCTTTGTATGTTGAAACGCCAGAATCATTCTCAATTAATGCGTTCCACCAAATTAACCCAGAGTGGGCTGTGACGGCAGATTACACTTGGACTGGCCATTCTCGCTTTGATGAAATTCGCATCAAAGCCAATGGTCGCGCCGATTCAGTGACGGTGACCAATTGGAGTGATACTAGCCGCTACTCGGTCGGCGCAACGTATTCGCCAAATCAAACCTGGTCTCTACGTGCAGGCTTGGCGTACGATCAATCTCCAGAATCGAACGAAGCAGAGCGCATTGCCAGTATTCCAGATAGTGATCGCATCTGGTATGCATTGGGTGGACGTTACAACTTCGACCAAAATAACTCGATCGATTTAGCCGCAATTTATGTGCAGCTGAAAGACTCAACGATCAATCGCAAGCCTTTGGATGCCAGCGAGCGCTCGGCTGGCAGCATTAATGGCAATTACAGCGTCAGCTCAATCACTTTGGGCGCGCAATACAATCACCGCTTCTAA
- a CDS encoding acetyl-CoA C-acyltransferase gives MSKQIQEAYVVAAVRSPVGKAPRGMLKNVRPDDLLAHVLRAAMAKVPGLDPALVEDVVVGCAMPEGEQGMNVARIGALLAGLPNTVGGITINRFCSSGINAVALAADKIRLGEADVMIAAGTESMSMVPMGGNKLSLGSSIYERDENVGIAYGMGLTAEKVATQWGISREDQDAFALASHTRALAAAASGAFNDEIVPLDVTYRVPNLATGEVELVSKSITQDEGPRADTSLEGLAKLKTVFSAKGSVTAGNSSQMSDGAAALVLVSEKILKQFNLTPLAKYVTFAVKGVPPEIMGIGPKEAIPAALKQAGLSLDQLEWIELNEAFAAQALAVSRDLGLDMSKVNPNGGAIALGHPLGATGAIRAATMIHGLRRQGKAGSYGMVTMCIGTGMGAAGILQVL, from the coding sequence ATGAGCAAACAAATTCAAGAAGCTTATGTCGTTGCCGCAGTGCGCAGTCCAGTCGGTAAAGCGCCGCGCGGTATGCTAAAAAATGTTCGCCCCGATGATTTGCTGGCGCATGTGCTTCGCGCCGCAATGGCGAAAGTGCCGGGTTTAGATCCTGCCCTGGTTGAAGACGTTGTCGTCGGTTGCGCAATGCCGGAAGGCGAGCAGGGCATGAATGTGGCGCGGATTGGTGCGCTGCTGGCTGGCCTGCCCAATACCGTTGGTGGGATCACCATCAATCGCTTTTGCTCCAGCGGCATCAATGCGGTCGCGCTCGCGGCGGACAAAATCCGCCTTGGCGAGGCCGATGTGATGATCGCAGCCGGTACTGAATCGATGTCGATGGTGCCGATGGGCGGCAATAAATTGTCGCTTGGTAGCTCAATTTACGAGCGCGATGAAAACGTCGGCATTGCCTACGGCATGGGCTTGACTGCAGAAAAAGTCGCTACCCAGTGGGGGATTAGCCGTGAAGATCAAGATGCATTTGCTCTAGCTTCGCATACCCGCGCTTTGGCCGCCGCAGCCAGCGGTGCGTTTAATGATGAAATTGTGCCGCTTGATGTGACTTATCGCGTGCCAAATTTGGCGACGGGTGAAGTTGAGTTGGTTAGCAAAAGCATCACGCAGGACGAAGGCCCGCGCGCCGATACCAGTTTGGAAGGCTTGGCGAAGTTGAAAACTGTGTTCTCAGCAAAAGGCTCGGTCACTGCGGGTAATAGCTCGCAAATGTCCGATGGCGCGGCAGCGCTGGTGCTGGTGTCAGAGAAAATCCTCAAGCAATTCAATCTGACGCCGCTGGCCAAATATGTAACCTTTGCCGTCAAAGGCGTTCCACCAGAAATTATGGGTATCGGGCCGAAAGAAGCGATTCCTGCCGCCTTAAAACAAGCGGGATTGAGCTTAGATCAGCTTGAATGGATTGAGCTGAACGAAGCCTTTGCTGCCCAGGCTTTGGCCGTGAGTCGTGATTTGGGCTTGGACATGAGCAAAGTGAATCCAAATGGCGGCGCAATTGCCTTGGGCCACCCTTTGGGCGCTACCGGCGCGATTCGTGCTGCAACGATGATCCATGGCCTGCGCCGCCAAGGCAAAGCCGGTAGCTACGGCATGGTGACGATGTGTATCGGTACTGGCATGGGCGCAGCTGGGATATTGCAAGTCTTGTAA